The window gtaaactgagggtcgcggatccGAATCCCCGTAAAAcgaaacctgctcgccctttaagccatgaaggcattataaagtgatgattaatcccaccattcgttggtaaaagagtatcccaagagttgacggcgagTGGTGACacctagctgccttctctctaatcttatactactatattagtgatgctagcgcagacagtccttaTGTAACCTTCGcaaatttaaaaaaccaaaacaaaaagtaAGAAGGTAATTTAAAGGATGAATAGCGAATCTGATCCTTTGTggtgataaagttaaaaaaaacaaactagaaaaagTGAAGCGAAGAAAAAATTAAGTTGTTAAAAACTATTGGCTTTTGAGTACAATAATACAAGGattaaatgtaatgaataattaactATCATATCTATAAAGAAACTTGACTGAGACACAATCTTCTACGGTTAACTTGAGAATAATATATCATCATCTTTAGGGAGAGCTTGCACATAGTACAACAGCACATTCTAgagttaatttcaaaataatatatcatCATCTTGGATATAGCACATCAGCACATTCTAGGGTTAACTTGAGAATAATACAACAGCATGTTCTAGGGTTAACCTGCATATAATAAGATACCACCCTTCAAGATTAACTTGTTTATTGTACAACAGCTCCTCCTAGGATAAACATACGTAAAATACATCGTCACATTCTACGGAACAgaataacaacatataaataaacagatatataagaAGTGGGAAGTGACGTAAGAAATAATGCAGGACATGAATTTGAAACTTACCATAAACCCATGTAATAGCtatagtttgaaagaaaacagtgaaGAGTAGAGTCATTCCACTGGCAGAATAATAATCCATCAGTTGAAATATGTACATGCCCCCCTGAAaagtaaaatgattattttagtgACTAATACAATCAGTTTAAAGAAATCCAATCAGAATTATTACTTAACAGTttcgtttttattaaatatattttattacaagttacagttttcatattctAGATACAAGATAACACCATGGTAAAGCCacagaaataaacagatatatcaGAAGTGGAAcgttactgaataaatataatagtattgggAGTTGTGCTtatggtaagttttatttattacgtcATTTTTACAGTGAATAAGATTTGTTTTAGACTACCCACCCAATattagacatcatgcactacacacccAACATAAGTCTTCATGTATTACACATTATCAtgagacatcatgcactacacatcatcatgaGACATCAttcactacacatcatcattagacattaCATACTAAACACTAAACATTTGACATCATGtgctacacatcatcattagacgtCATGTACTACAGACCTATCATTACATAACAAACTGAGATAGTTATAGATATCTTTCTACAGGAACTAACATCTCACTGTACAGCAGTACCTAACTGTTATCATCATTGACGCCATTAATTATGACATCATTACTGAAGACATCTTGGATAAGATGACGGCTTGAGGAACATTTTTTTTTGACGGACAAATGAAACATCTACCATAATGATAGCTTCCTTCTACtcgtttattgatttttttaatattatagtacATACCTTAGTGACCATTGGTAGGCCTAACGTGTATAAGATGATGACAATTCCTATCGTAAATGCTTTTCTTCGCGATCTCAAAAGAGACGGCCATTCATCCACGATTCCCGTGATAAACGATTCCACGGtacagaactgaaaaacaaaaactgaccaATATCAGTACACATGTTGTCATAACATACAGAtcaaagtagtttaataacataGTTAGACAGAtctatataaattgtatatgtacactgctggccaaaatcttaagatcaatgaacaaaaagagaaaatatgcattttgcgttgttagactcaaccacttatttgagtaaagcttcgaaagaagacaataagaaaagggaaaataaaaataaaaaccttttttagcattgaatagggaaaatgtgaacactatgaaattagcctaaataccagttgatcaaaagtttaagaccgtaatgaaacaaagcgttaatcggtaaacacgtaacgaaatttagtcatttgtgttcaaccattagcgttgtcaacatctcccactgacatctcctgtgtaaCACTGGGTACAAACATGGCAAAGGcgaaaaagttgacagagtttgaacgtggcagcaTTCTCGAGCTGCAAAattaaggtctctctcaacatgccattgctggtgagactgagcgtagtaaaactgctgttgcaaatttcttaaaagatcctgagggatacggaacgagaatttcaagtggtcagcccaaaaATATATCGCCGGcgttgagtaggaggattcgacgggttgtccggcaagacaacagccgatcgtcgaaccagattaaggcccttacggacacagaatgtagctcaagaacaataagacggcatctacgagagaaaggctttaaaaatcgtaaacgtcttcaaaggccacgcctccttccacaccacgaaacagctcggttaaactttgctgagaagcaccaaacacatGGCATAGAAAAGTGCgagaaagttttgttttccaaTGAGAAAAAAGTTAACCTGGACGGTTCAGACGGCttacaacgttactggcacgataaggatatcccaccggagatattttctacacgacacagtggaggaggttccatcatgatctgaggtactttctccttccatggaacaatagaacTCAGACTATTCAGGGGCGTCAAAGAGCATctagctacattggcatgttggcgAGAGCATCCTTGTTGACTGAAGGTTcccgcttgtgtggaaataactggatctttcagcagaacaacgctgcaatctacaatgcccgcaggacaaaggactttttcatggcgaataacgtgatttttttttgaccatccagcgtgttcgcccgaactgaaccccattgaaaatgtttggggtagATGGCAAggaaaatctatagaaatggacgtctatttcaaacagtgcatgatatccgtaaagccatcttcaccacttggaataatataccagccagccttctgcgaaatcttatatcgaccatgccaaagcaaatgtttgcagttattcgcaatgacggctgtaCAACTCACtaatgagacctcttgttgggcatttcctaccctgtttgggACTTCTttctggtatggtcttaaacttttgatcagctagtatttagactaatttcttagtgttcacatatttccctattaaatgctaaaaaggtttttatttttattttctcttttcttagccccccgctagtacagcggtatgtcttaggatttacaacgctaaaatcaggggttcgattcccctcggtgggctaagcagatagccctttgtggctttgctatacctAAAATACACAcacccttttcttattttcatttttcgaagctctactcaaataagtggttgagtctaacaatgcaaaatgtatatttttttatgttcattggccttaagattttggccagcagtgtgtatatatttagtgaattaatgttttataataataaagtttcaaacacacacgtgttattatttagtttgaaaaCGTAATATTTCATCTTGCGTGAGAGGACGTTTTAAGTTATAAGTTTCTGAAatagaagtttatctctatggaTCACTGAAGAATGATACTTTGAAATTTCttgcatattgaaatatttaaccagcgataaacagttaaacaatatGTGGTTTTGCATCCATTGTTTGATTTGTTAGATATAAAGAACATAATGTAAACTTATGTGACGTGCAGCAACAAGTATATGTACCACACAACAAACATGTGTTAGAGGTAGCAGTTGAAACATACAACAATCTGAAACTAGGACTAGAATAACGTGGTGAGATTTGTTGCAGGTATCAACCACGTAACTCATTAATGACATATGTAACAACTTACAAACATATGTAGCAACTGCAAGAGGTATTAACCATGTAGCTGATATAGTTCATTACTGTGATATGTGgcaaataactaaaacatgtaacACGTAACAGCCATGtaacttgttattaatatatgtagCACGACAGGAAAACTTAGGAGGTATCCATCGTGTAGATGATACCTGTTATATGTAGCAAGTTACAAACAATTGTAGGATGTAGCATACACACGTATTAACAATTGTATTTTCACTCAACACGTGACTTGCGAATAAATATTTGATAGGGCAGaggaggaaataaaatatatgatattagcAACACACCAGAAGGGCtggttttgttaaactgaaaaattatatgtTACACGCACACCAGGGAATAATATATGGGAGTCATGGAGTAAAACAGTTCGTAGCTTCTACCGTTAGCTCATGTTGCTACTCAGGTTGTCAGTGCAATTAATGACAATGATATCCTTTCATTTCATCaactacaagttttacaaatttcacgTACTAGCCTTACGTTCATTGAGGGATTGGCAGAATTTATAAATCCCAAAAAACAGTCGCAACTTGCTAATTGTTTTCCCCATACCTATCGGTTCTCTCGtatatctcttgttctttgttgaaATGTGAAATTGGGTAAACTGTAACGGGCTTACTAAATAACACCCGCACGTTAACGTTACTCGCGTTTTAAAAATGCTGAATGTGTTTATTTCACTTCCAAGGAGATTTCATGCGTTGAACCACGCACAAGACGTTAAAAATCCCACCAAGCAAACGATAACAGAAacgtataaatttaaaacaaaaacgaaaagacAGTGTTTAATCCCTGAATATTTCACAATGTTGACGTACATTAACACATAAACATATTATCTGCTCACCTGACTGTTTATGCCGAGGATTAGCAGCATGAAGAAGAATACAGTTGCCCATAGAGGTGGAGGTGGCAACTGTAAAACAACTTCAGGATAGGTGAGAAATGCCAACCCTGGACCTGAAGAAAATACACCGTGTTAGATTATATCTAAACAAGGACCGTGTTTGTACTCTGAAAATAACACAGCAGGTCACTGTCTGATAATACTTAGTGTATATTAAGATGTTGATACACTGTAACTTAACAATAGacgtttcatttttaaatgttttagaaccaagattaaaaaaaatatatattaataaagtttgttctgaaatattctgTTACACGTTGATTTTGTACAGAGACAGaacttttactgtttatataaacaactgaaGCACAAGAAGACTGAATTATCTTACCGGACTTTACAACGTCAGCAACTTCAGTCCCGTCGCCTTTCAAGTATGCCATGTGTCCGAGGACGGAAAATATCACACTACCAGCAAATATGCTGGTAGCAGGGTTAACAAGACAAAGAATATATCCGTctctagaaataaagatatagaaacaataatgaaTGTGTGCAAAGTGTACAATTTTATCCATGGAAACAGAAACACTGAAAGAATAACGAATACAGAGTACGGTGAATTATTACATTGAACATTTTTGTGCACatcattgttaattaattaaattaaaacataagaaaacatttaaaaaaaattgtttgcttttgttACCGGAAGAAGTTGTGGCTAAACTTGTTGTAGCTTCCAAGAGTTACGACGGAACCGAAACCAATACCAAATGTAAAAAATACTTGTGTTCCTGCTGTCACCCAGacctaataacattaatataataaattaatactgattACACAGAGTTCACTCATGagaaaatttaacactaatttagtTTCGTTTCGTTTTGATTAACGAATTATTAACTAGTATTAAAACTTGATagcaaataaacgaaaaaaaaaagtcgcttgacagttactgattaacaatgGCACTGTTTTCACTAAAGACGTAAACTATAGCTTCATTAGAtgggaagttttatttgttgccCAGCCTGGTTGTTAGTGTTTGTCTTCAGCGTCAGGGTCATTAAAATGTCCAACAACCTTGAAcatctaacattaatatttactagtgtttatatcgtatatgaatgtaataataataacattagtatattaatataatgacaagaacatttatatatgaatacaataacaataacattggtatatgaatataatgacaataacatttatacatgaatacaataacaataacattagtatatgaatataatgacaataacatttataCATGAAtgcaataacaataacattagtatatgaatataatgacaataacattagtatatgaatgcaataacaataacattagtatatgaatataataacaataacattagtatatgaatataataacaataacattagtatatgaatgtaataacaataacattagtatattaatataataacaataacattagtatatgaatataataacaataacattagtatatgaatataataacaataacattagtatatgaatataataacaataacattagttaatgaatataataacaataacattagtgtatgaatgtaataacaataacattagtatatgaatataataacaataacattagtatattaatataataacaataacattagtgtatgaatgtaataacaataacataaacgAACCTTGGGATCGAAAAGTTTGTCAAATTGTGGTGTgatgtaaaagagtagtccatctCCAGCGCCCTCTAACGTCACTCCACGAATAAAAAGAACGATTAGAATGACGTATGGAGTGACTGCTGACACCTTAATAATCTGTAAACAATaagcaaataataaagtaaaacagtccaaagatatgaaataattaatgctagaaacattaaatattattggattaaataaaaggtgatgttttcttatgattactgtaatgatgttttatgtcattaggtgatgtttccttatgattactgtaatggtgttttatgtcataaGGTGATCTTTCCTTGTGATTACTGTAACACTGTTTTATGTCATAAGGTGATCTTTCCTTGTGATTACTGTAACACTGTTTTATGCAATCTTTCCTTTTCCTTTTgtttccaagttttattttagtttaaatctcACCTTGCCACTACTCTGTAGACCTTTCCAGATGACCAAATAAACCAGAAACCAAGCaagtaacaaacacaaactcagttccaTGTTTACACCTCCCAAGTCATGTATTCCTGAAGTAATTTGTAATGTTCGACGCCTTCAAAAAGAgtaataaatactgtattattgaaatatactATTTAACCAACTTCAGTTagagtttcataatttttaatttttgagtattaaatgataaaactgtctACTATGGTATTATAAGTACCTTTCAAGCCAATAATAGAAACAAGGAAGG of the Tachypleus tridentatus isolate NWPU-2018 chromosome 13, ASM421037v1, whole genome shotgun sequence genome contains:
- the LOC143239946 gene encoding sodium- and chloride-dependent GABA transporter 1-like, which encodes MITTPDEMNQSVRKSDKEKEPERGEWKGKLDFVLSSINYAVGLGNVWRFPYLCYENGGGAFLFPYLICLVLCAVPLFFLEVAIGQYLSVGGIGVWNLVPIFKGIGFASMTIVCLNNIYYVVIIAWTLFYFVFSMTSQLPWESCGNWWNTKYCMKEGTNITNLNITATEAKSPVTEFWERRTLQITSGIHDLGGVNMELSLCLLLAWFLVYLVIWKGLQSSGKIIKVSAVTPYVILIVLFIRGVTLEGAGDGLLFYITPQFDKLFDPKVWVTAGTQVFFTFGIGFGSVVTLGSYNKFSHNFFRDGYILCLVNPATSIFAGSVIFSVLGHMAYLKGDGTEVADVVKSGPGLAFLTYPEVVLQLPPPPLWATVFFFMLLILGINSQFCTVESFITGIVDEWPSLLRSRRKAFTIGIVIILYTLGLPMVTKGGMYIFQLMDYYSASGMTLLFTVFFQTIAITWVYGVKRLSSNIEEMTGYRPNWYFLATWVFVSPAVCLGIFLFSVMRYKPLVYAETYVYPWWGELLGWGIALASMVWIPSYAVYFMLVTPGSLKDRLIAGITPRLRPSKI